AGAGATAGAGTTTATCGGGCGGGCAGAAAAAGAGTTCCGCAAACTGCCCCGAAAGATACAGGAACGGTTCGCTCTCGACGTGGATGCTCTGAAAAACGGAAAGAAGCCGTTCTCAGAGACAACCAACATCAAGGAGAGCGTAGGACCAGGTGCGATCGAACTGAAGCGAAACGGTCGCCCGGCACACAGACTGGTCTACGTTGAGGATGAAGACACGATCTACATCCTCCACGCGTTCGAAAAGACAACCAACGATGTGGATAAGCCGGCGATGAAAACGGCAAAAATCCGCTACAAAGAGATGGTCAAGCTGATCGAAAAGCGCAAAAGAGACCGCAGGGACTAGGCTGCGACTTGGACTTCGCAGGTCACTTTGTGATCTGCGAAGGACGGCTTTAGGCGAACATCCAGCTTGGCGAGGAAGCCAATCAGTTTGTCAGCCGAAAAACGGTCGATCTTTCCACGCATCAGATCGCTGACACGCGGTTGTGGGAGTTCGAGAGCTTTCGCAATGTCCGCCTGCTTCCAGCCGCGATCTTCGAACAGGTCGCGCAGGGTAATCATGAGGTCGGCGCGGAACTTCATGTCGGCAGCTTCCGAAGCGTTGTCCGATATGACATCGAACAGGCTTGTGACGCGCTTTATCATTGAATTTCCTTGAGTGAATATATAAGATTTGGCATATTTATGCGACGTCGCCCGAAATGTCAACAATTTAGATAATCAATTTTAGCCGCCAGCTGACGGCACAATGGAGACGTCGACGAAGTTGAGAACGGCCGCCGGTTGATGATGAGCCTCTGCCCGGGCACGTAGGCGTTGTCGCCGCTGCGGGAAACATAGTCGGCGTCAGCGTTCGGAAATTTATCCGAAATCGATATGGTAATTGAAGTCAGGCGCCAGTTAAGCTCGGAGCGTCCAATTTGCGTGCAGAGCGGGTAATTTCCTCTAGGTGGTGTGAGACAGTGGCAGTGTCGGGAGGTTTGAAAGAAAATACAAATAGATAGCTTTTACTTTTGGCGGGTCGATGGTTCGATTCCGCTCAAGGCGATCATTTGCCCTAAGCAATAGGAAGATCGCAGCGGACGCTGACAAGGACCATAGATCATTCACTTAACCGGCCCGTCGAGCAGATCCCAGGGATACCTGCGGGTACCATTTAACCTATTTCGCCTTGCTTGTGGCTATTCAATCTCAAGCGTATGCCCTCCCTTGGCAAACTCCGCCTTTATATCATCTAATATCGCTTGCTTTTCTGCAGCCGAAATCGGCAAGGCTTGGTCAGGTGGATCCCAGAAATCGATGGTGTCTGAAAAGACCGCAAAGCCAAGCTTGTCGTTTCCTGGAAAGAACATCTCCCCCTGCACCGTTGCAATGCGGTCCAAAATCTTCACCTTGATATGGCCTCGTGATACATCAAGGATCATGGCTTACCTCGCGTAAAGATGACCTTACTAGCGCCCGTCGCAGGGTCAATAGTAATGATTTGCGTAACTTTAGGATTGTTCATCAAGGCGGGGAGCTCGGCGGTTTCCCAGACGTTGCCCGGCCGAAGGCTTGAGCCAATGACCGCGCGAACTGTTCCCGAGGCACCGGCAGCATATAGCGCGGAAATATTCTGCCACGCTTGGACAACCGCAGGATTTGAGGCGTCCCATGCTGGCATCTGGACGCCATTTTGCCCAATTAACGTCTCAAGTGTCGTACCGCCGTTCTCCAGGGCAATTTGGGCGGCGACGTCTTGACCGCCAACACTGCCAGTTCGACCTGACCAGAAGAACGCAGTATTCGGTTGCGTCGCAACCGGATTGTTCGTGGCCGTAGAACCCAAACCACTCGACTGCTGGAAGTATGTGACACCGCTATTGCCACCCACGGCTATGGCATTGCCGCCACTATCGAGCGTGACGTATTTCCCGGTCGTTTCACCACTCGGACCGAGTTCCTCATAGACCGGCTCACTGCCGTTGTATGTGGTACCGACGCTGCGGAACAGACCGCCTGAGCCATTTATAGCGATGCCGTCGCTCTGGTTGAGCCAGTTGAGGCTCTCCGGCAATCTCACCTGACTTGGGGATGTAATCGATGGAGGCAGCCTCGGACCATTTAAGGCTTCAAATTCGTCCAGTAGATCATCCCACGTTCTAAATTCGTCTTCAGTTTCGGGGTCGACCTCCTGCCCAGTCTCACTGACGACGGTTTTGTCCTCGGAGCTGAGGACGGTGATCTTGGGGCCGATCTCAACAATCCCTATGATCGCGCGCGCCAGATCGGACGAAATTGTGCCGTATGAAGGGTCGACGCCAGAGCATATGCTGCCGTTACTCTGCTTCGCGCAGCTGATAAGCGCTGTCTGAAGCTTCGGGTCCTTCAGGCTCAACAGAATGTTGCGCGCCGTCTGACCATCACTGGACGATATCTTCCGATCGGCGACCATCTTATCGAGCGCATTGCCGATTGCCTGCATCAGCGTCTGGCCGGCATCCACGGCCGCCTGCAGGCTCTGAACCGAGATATACGGCTCCAGATCGATATGCTTGTCCTTGGTGACGACGTTCTGCTGGGTGGGATTGGTGTTGATCTGGTCGACCGCTCCCGTCTGCCCACTCTGTTCAAGGGCGGCCTGCCGATCCGGATTACGGATGGTGATGTTGCCAGCCCCGCCGCTGCCACTGATCGTCGCCTTGACAGACTGCTCGACATCATCGAGCTGGTACTTGCCCTCAGCACTGCTGTTGTTCTGCGTCTTGCCGTTTGCATCGGCGCCGCCATAGAGATCGATATTGGCGTCGACCTGATAACCCTGGTATTTTTGCGAACCGACGAAGTCGGACCAAGTCAAGGTGCCGGTGTCGAGGTTCACCTGGCCATTGGTGGAGATCAGGCCTGCCGCCGTCAGGTTGGTGTTCTCGCCGACGGTGATGTTCTGATCGCCGGTGGAATAAAGGCCGGCCGGCGTGTCGATCCAGTTGGTGGAGCCCTTGCCGGAGCCGAAGCCCGGCTGCACGCCGCCAAGGGTGAGTCCGCCAAGCGCCGTGCCGACATTGCTTGCCGTCAGCAGGTCCTGACCTTCCGTCTTGCCGATCGTGCCTCCGGTAAAGGAGAAACCGAGCGAGGAAGAACTATTCGACTGGGCGCCGGTATTCGGCGTCGAGATGATGGAAAGATTGCCACCGACATCACCGTCGATCGTATCGGCGGAGAAGACGGTGTTGTTGAGCGTCGTGTCGCCCTTCGAGACGAATTTGATGTTGTTCGAGGCGCTGACGGACGAGATGACCTGCGTCGTCGAGGAGCTGGACGATTTCGATTGGCCGGCCGACACACTGGCTGTCGGCGTGATGCCGG
This genomic stretch from Rhizobium sp. CB3090 harbors:
- a CDS encoding type II toxin-antitoxin system RelE/ParE family toxin, whose translation is MKEIEFIGRAEKEFRKLPRKIQERFALDVDALKNGKKPFSETTNIKESVGPGAIELKRNGRPAHRLVYVEDEDTIYILHAFEKTTNDVDKPAMKTAKIRYKEMVKLIEKRKRDRRD
- a CDS encoding XRE family transcriptional regulator, with protein sequence MIKRVTSLFDVISDNASEAADMKFRADLMITLRDLFEDRGWKQADIAKALELPQPRVSDLMRGKIDRFSADKLIGFLAKLDVRLKPSFADHKVTCEVQVAA
- a CDS encoding Imm74 family immunity protein, whose product is MILDVSRGHIKVKILDRIATVQGEMFFPGNDKLGFAVFSDTIDFWDPPDQALPISAAEKQAILDDIKAEFAKGGHTLEIE